In Lycium ferocissimum isolate CSIRO_LF1 chromosome 11, AGI_CSIRO_Lferr_CH_V1, whole genome shotgun sequence, a single genomic region encodes these proteins:
- the LOC132037431 gene encoding uncharacterized protein LOC132037431 — protein MRKASESQVKEDILALELLLSSSKEDLRAKLSELEDIKLKLQEEVGLKEDIKAKLKSQETQLSVSQEELAKLSTDKGALEAAVAELNNNVVQMKELCSDLEVKLQLSEDKFWNADSLLSQALAKSAELEQKLEEQISTLKKKCVAAEAESKKHSDRVSELEGVVEELKGKCTEFKKEKEGLTQENSELKGKVASIGSKLDDLEAKVSAVSAEKNEAVEELKSTNQVIDNLKEQLSSEGQKLQLQDIGGSSSDRKADVEVKSRDTDIGQMLSTPTKRNSKKKSEVSSTQPSSSESQFQHVERSAAIPLKFILGVALVSVILGIILGIREYSAHI, from the exons ATGAGAAAAGCTTCTGAATCTCAGGTAAAGGAGGATATTTTGGCTCTTGAGCTTCTATTATCGTCCAgtaaagaagatcttcgggctaAGTTATCTGAGTTGGAAGACATAAAGTTGAAGCTTCAGGAGGAAGTAGGTTTAAAGGAAGATATTAAAGCTAAACTGAAAAGCCAGGAAACACAACTCTCAGTGTCGCAGGAGGAGCTGGCCAAACTATCTACAGATAAAGGAGCTCTTGAAGCTGCTGTTGCTGAGCTAAACAATAATGTGGTCCAGATGAAGGAATTATGTAGTGATCTAGAGGTGAAATTGCAGCTCTCAGAGGACAAATTCTGGAATGCAGATTCTCTTCTTTCTCAAGCTTTAGCAAAGAGTGCGGAGCTGGAACAGAAGCTTGAAGAACAAATAAGCACATTAAAGAAGAAATGTGTGGCGGCAGAAGCAGAATCTAAGAAGCACTCTGACAGGGTATCTGAGCTTGAAGGAGTTGTTGAAGAGCTGAAAGGGAAGTGTACTGAAtttaaaaaggagaaagaaggaCTAACTCAAGAGAACTCAGAGCTAAAGGGAAAAGTGGCCTCAATTGGGTCTAAACTCGATGATTTAGAAGCCAAAGTGTCAGCTGTATCTGCCGAGAAGAATGAAGCAGTTGAAGAGCTTAAATCCACAAACCAGGTTATAGACAACTTAAAAGAACAGCTTAGTTCTGAAGGACAGAAGCTACAACTTCAG GATATTGGTGGCAGTAGTAGTGATCGAAAGGCTGACGTAGAGGTGAAATCTAGGGACACAGACATTGGACAAATGCTCTCTACTCCAACAAAGCGAAACAGCAAGAAGAAGTCGGAAGTCTCTTCAACTCAACCATCCTCCAGTGAATCACAATTTCAACACGTCGAACGTTCTGCTGCCATTCCCCTGAAATTTATTTTGGGGGTTGCTCTAGTCTCAGTGATCCTGGGAATAATTCTTGGTATTAGGGAATATTCTGCACATATATAG
- the LOC132037432 gene encoding uncharacterized protein LOC132037432, translating into MMTRTKKMPIAMFRMFVHLEAFLELQRKYLEVLNGYREAVEKLEELKLSLVRVVGALKDIDSQNMKLKDELSLTKAKLEETEKKFEGLELDHKKLQQQSAEAEDRYNTELKALQEALQAHELNSREHVKVKESFDRLSLEFESSKKKMGELEQELEEALTTRASELSKVQGELEISKSQVQDIEKKLASKEALNR; encoded by the coding sequence ATGATGACAAGAACTAAGAAAATGCCAATTGCCATGTTTAGGATGTTCGTGCACTTGGAAGCATTTCTTGAACTACAAAGAAAATATCTTGAAGTCCTAAACGGATATCGTGAAGCTGTAGAAAAGTTAGAAGAACTTAAGCTTTCATTGGTAAGAGTTGTTGGGGCATTAAAAGACATTGACTCTCAAAATATGAAGTTAAAGGATGAATTGTCTCTCACAAAAGCGAAGCTGGAGGAAACTGAAAAGAAATTTGAAGGGCTTGAACTTGATCACAAGAAATTGCAACAGCAGAGTGCCGAAGCAGAAGACAGATATAACACTGAGCTTAAAGCATTGCAAGAGGCATTGCAAGCTCACGAATTGAATAGCAGGGAGCATGTTAAGGTTAAGGAGTCATTTGACAGACTTAGCCTCGAGTTTGAAAGCTCAAAGAAAAAGATGGGAGAGCTTGAGCAAGAGCTTGAAGAAGCACTCACGACCAGAGCTTCAGAGCTTTCTAAAGTTCAAGGAGAGTTAGAGATCTCAAAATCACAAGTGCAAGATATTGAGAAGAAACTTGCATCAAAAGAAGCTCTTAATAGATGA